A region of Pseudomonas putida DNA encodes the following proteins:
- a CDS encoding ribonucleotide-diphosphate reductase subunit beta encodes MLSWDEFDKEDGEIAAKGNTPAQANAAATLDKLDSAGGAAALEARAATASDSEAVKRAKAALDALDVAEGLAELEGSAARVAVDEKRMINCRADLNQLVPFKYDWAWQKYLDGCANHWMPQEVNMTADIALWKSQDGLTEDERRIVMRNLGFFSTADSLVANNLALAVYRLITNPECRQYILRQAFEEAIHTHAYQYCIESLGMDEGEIFNMYHEIPSVAKKAAWGLKYTRAISDPEFNTGTPETDKELLRNLIAYYCVLEGIFFYCGFTQILSMGRRNKMTGVAEQFQYILRDESMHLNFGIDVINQIKIENPHLWDASMKEEATQMILQGTQLEIEYARDTMPRGVLGMNAAMMEDYLKFIANRRLTQIGLKEEYPGTTNPFPWMSEIMDLKKEKNFFETRVIEYQTGGALSWD; translated from the coding sequence ATGCTGAGCTGGGACGAATTCGACAAGGAAGACGGCGAAATAGCCGCCAAAGGCAACACCCCTGCGCAGGCCAACGCCGCTGCCACCCTCGACAAGCTCGACAGCGCCGGCGGTGCCGCCGCCCTGGAAGCCCGTGCCGCTACCGCTTCTGACTCCGAAGCCGTAAAACGCGCCAAAGCCGCCCTCGACGCCCTCGACGTTGCCGAAGGCCTGGCCGAGCTGGAAGGCTCCGCCGCCCGCGTCGCGGTCGACGAAAAGCGCATGATCAACTGCCGCGCCGACCTTAACCAGCTGGTACCGTTCAAGTACGACTGGGCCTGGCAGAAGTACCTCGACGGCTGCGCCAACCACTGGATGCCGCAAGAGGTCAACATGACCGCCGACATCGCCTTGTGGAAAAGCCAGGACGGCCTGACCGAAGACGAGCGCCGCATCGTCATGCGTAACCTGGGCTTCTTCTCCACCGCCGACTCCCTGGTTGCCAACAACCTGGCCCTGGCCGTGTACCGCCTGATCACCAACCCGGAGTGCCGCCAGTACATCCTGCGCCAGGCCTTCGAAGAGGCGATCCACACCCACGCCTACCAGTACTGCATCGAGTCGCTGGGCATGGATGAAGGCGAGATCTTCAACATGTACCACGAGATCCCGTCGGTCGCGAAAAAAGCCGCCTGGGGCCTGAAGTACACCCGCGCCATCTCCGACCCGGAATTCAACACCGGCACCCCGGAAACCGACAAAGAGCTGCTGCGCAACCTGATCGCTTACTACTGCGTTCTGGAAGGCATCTTCTTCTACTGCGGCTTCACCCAGATTCTGTCGATGGGCCGCCGTAACAAGATGACCGGCGTTGCCGAGCAGTTCCAGTACATCCTGCGTGACGAGTCGATGCACCTGAACTTCGGTATCGACGTGATCAACCAGATCAAGATCGAGAACCCGCACCTGTGGGATGCCTCGATGAAGGAAGAAGCGACCCAGATGATCCTGCAAGGGACCCAGCTGGAGATCGAATACGCCCGCGACACCATGCCGCGCGGTGTACTGGGCATGAACGCAGCGATGATGGAGGACTACCTCAAGTTCATCGCCAACCGTCGCCTGACCCAGATTGGCCTGAAGGAAGAGTACCCAGGGACCACCAACCCGTTCCCTTGGATGAGCGAGATCATGGACTTGAAGAAGGAGAAGAACTTCTTTGAGACGCGGGTGATTGAGTATCAGACGGGTGGGGCGTTGAGCTGGGATTAA
- a CDS encoding GNAT family N-acetyltransferase: MTVAQTLVSVRELEQSDFPQWSAYWDQYQAFYKVELSKATTELTWARFFDPAEPVHCAVATDGERILGFVHFVFHRSTWGRNDFCYLEDLYVCPSARGKQVGKQLIEFVQGQAREKQCDRLYWHTQETNQTAQRLYDWIAEKPGVIEYRMALPA; this comes from the coding sequence ATGACAGTTGCACAAACATTGGTTTCGGTTCGTGAGTTGGAGCAGAGCGATTTTCCACAATGGTCCGCCTACTGGGACCAGTACCAGGCGTTCTACAAAGTGGAACTGAGCAAGGCCACGACCGAGCTGACCTGGGCCCGTTTTTTCGACCCGGCAGAGCCCGTGCACTGCGCCGTCGCCACGGACGGTGAGCGCATCCTCGGTTTCGTCCATTTTGTGTTCCATCGCTCGACCTGGGGGCGTAACGACTTTTGCTATCTGGAAGACCTGTACGTCTGCCCAAGTGCGCGAGGCAAGCAGGTTGGCAAGCAGTTGATCGAATTCGTTCAGGGCCAGGCGCGGGAGAAACAGTGCGATCGGCTGTATTGGCATACCCAGGAAACCAACCAGACGGCACAGCGGCTGTATGACTGGATCGCTGAAAAGCCGGGGGTGATCGAGTACCGCATGGCGCTGCCTGCGTAG
- a CDS encoding helix-turn-helix domain-containing protein — protein MLDLSLSKPSEVVKRLCERLRTERLAQQMTQADVAGRAGIATNTVSNLEAGRNVGFENLVRVAMVLGRGKELESLFLPKLDSLADLHRYEQSAKRQRIRSKHDNA, from the coding sequence ATGCTGGATTTAAGCCTCAGCAAGCCGAGTGAGGTCGTAAAACGTCTTTGCGAACGTTTGCGCACCGAGCGGCTAGCGCAGCAGATGACGCAGGCGGATGTGGCTGGCAGGGCTGGTATCGCTACCAATACCGTGTCCAATCTGGAGGCTGGGCGTAATGTCGGCTTTGAGAACCTGGTCAGGGTGGCCATGGTGCTAGGGCGCGGCAAGGAGCTGGAAAGCCTTTTCTTGCCCAAACTGGACAGCCTCGCTGACCTGCATCGCTATGAGCAGAGTGCCAAGCGGCAGCGTATCAGGAGCAAGCACGACAATGCTTGA
- a CDS encoding NAD-dependent epimerase/dehydratase family protein, whose product MTITPLNRLLLTGAAGGLGKVLRERLQGYAEVLRLSDISPMPPAAGPHEEVVACDLADKAAVHALVEGVDAIIHFGGVSTEHAFEDILGPNICGVFHVYEAARKHGVKRIIFASSNHTIGFYHQDERIDAHSPRRPDSYYGLSKCYGEDVASFYFDRYGIETVSIRIGSSFPQPQNPRMLCTWLSYDDLVQLIERGLFTPNVGHTIVYGASDNRTVWWDNRHAAHLGYAPKDTSEVFREAVEAQPSPAADDPSMVYQGGAFAVAGPFN is encoded by the coding sequence ATGACCATTACTCCCCTCAATCGCCTGCTGCTCACCGGAGCCGCAGGCGGCCTGGGCAAGGTCCTTCGCGAACGCCTGCAAGGCTACGCCGAGGTCCTGCGCCTTTCCGATATCAGCCCGATGCCACCTGCCGCGGGCCCGCATGAAGAGGTGGTGGCCTGCGACCTCGCCGACAAGGCTGCCGTCCACGCACTGGTCGAAGGCGTGGACGCCATCATCCACTTCGGCGGCGTGTCCACCGAACATGCCTTCGAAGACATCCTCGGCCCCAACATCTGCGGCGTGTTCCATGTCTACGAAGCGGCGCGCAAACATGGCGTCAAACGCATCATCTTCGCCAGCTCCAATCACACCATCGGTTTCTACCACCAGGACGAGCGCATCGACGCCCACTCCCCGCGCCGCCCCGACAGCTACTACGGGCTGTCCAAATGTTACGGCGAGGACGTCGCCAGCTTCTACTTCGATCGCTATGGCATCGAGACCGTGAGCATCCGCATCGGCTCGTCGTTCCCGCAACCGCAGAACCCGCGCATGCTCTGCACCTGGCTGAGCTACGACGACCTGGTGCAACTGATCGAGCGCGGGCTGTTCACGCCCAACGTCGGCCACACCATCGTCTATGGCGCCTCCGACAACCGCACTGTGTGGTGGGACAACCGCCATGCCGCGCACCTGGGCTATGCGCCTAAAGACACCTCAGAGGTGTTCCGCGAAGCGGTCGAGGCACAGCCGTCGCCTGCCGCCGATGACCCGAGCATGGTCTATCAGGGCGGCGCCTTCGCCGTGGCCGGACCGTTCAACTGA
- a CDS encoding OprD family porin, with product MKICQTLPFALLGVGLLGSLPGTTVAAGFVEDAKATLGLRNFYINRNFTNPSNPQSKAEEWTQSFILDARSGFTEGPVGFGVDVLGLWSVKLDGGGGTYGTGLLPRHDDGRPADDYGRLAVAGKARVSKTELKIGEWMPVLPILRSDDGRSLPQTFRGGQVTSNEIRGLTLYGGQFRGNSPRNDASMDDMSYGGGLSDRFNFVGGEYKFNQDRTLVGLWNAVLKDVYQQQYLQVSHSQPLGDWTLGANLGYFHGNEDGSERAGQLDNKTYSGMFSAKYGGSTFWVGLQKVDGDTWMRVNGTSGGTLANDSYNSSFDNANERSWQVRHDFNFVTVGVPGLTLMNRYISGQDVHAGAVTDGKEWVRETELAYVIQSGAFKDLSVKWRNSSIRRDYSNNEFDENRLIFNYPLSLL from the coding sequence ATGAAAATCTGCCAAACCCTCCCCTTTGCCTTGCTCGGCGTCGGCCTGCTCGGCAGCCTGCCGGGCACCACTGTGGCGGCGGGCTTTGTCGAGGATGCCAAGGCCACGCTCGGCCTGCGCAATTTCTACATCAACCGCAACTTCACCAACCCCAGCAACCCGCAAAGCAAGGCTGAGGAATGGACGCAGAGCTTTATCCTCGATGCGCGTTCGGGTTTCACCGAAGGGCCGGTCGGGTTCGGCGTGGATGTGCTGGGGCTGTGGTCGGTCAAGCTCGATGGCGGTGGCGGCACCTACGGCACCGGGCTGCTGCCGCGCCACGACGATGGGCGGCCGGCCGATGACTACGGGCGCCTGGCGGTGGCGGGCAAGGCGCGGGTTTCGAAGACTGAGCTGAAGATCGGCGAATGGATGCCGGTGCTGCCGATCCTGCGCTCCGACGACGGCCGCTCGCTGCCGCAGACGTTCCGCGGGGGGCAGGTCACCTCCAACGAAATCCGCGGGCTGACGCTGTATGGCGGGCAGTTCCGTGGCAACAGCCCGCGCAATGACGCGAGCATGGACGACATGAGCTACGGCGGTGGGCTTTCGGACCGCTTCAACTTCGTCGGTGGCGAATACAAGTTCAACCAGGACCGCACATTGGTCGGGCTGTGGAACGCAGTGCTCAAGGACGTCTACCAGCAACAGTACTTGCAAGTGAGCCACAGCCAGCCCTTGGGTGACTGGACCCTGGGTGCCAACCTTGGCTACTTCCATGGCAACGAAGACGGCTCCGAGCGTGCCGGGCAGTTGGACAACAAGACCTATTCGGGGATGTTCTCGGCCAAGTATGGCGGCAGCACCTTCTGGGTCGGCCTGCAGAAAGTTGATGGCGATACCTGGATGCGGGTCAATGGCACCAGCGGCGGCACGCTGGCTAACGACAGCTACAACTCCAGTTTCGATAACGCCAACGAGCGCTCGTGGCAGGTGCGACATGACTTCAACTTCGTCACCGTCGGGGTGCCGGGGTTGACGCTGATGAACCGGTACATCAGTGGGCAGGATGTGCACGCAGGGGCGGTTACCGATGGCAAAGAGTGGGTACGGGAGACGGAGCTGGCGTATGTGATCCAGAGCGGGGCGTTCAAGGATTTGAGCGTGAAGTGGCGCAACTCGAGCATTCGCCGGGACTACAGCAACAACGAGTTTGATGAGAACCGGTTGATCTTCAACTATCCGTTGTCATTGTTGTAA
- a CDS encoding glucurono-1,5-lactonase has product MNCELIVDARNGTGESPVWHPIEQALYWVDIPARTLHRWQPNGAHNTWQGDEMLACIARTEQGWVAGMESGIFQLEANADGSLDSRLLSAVEHAQGGMRFNDGRCDRQGRFWAGTMLMDMSQGAHVGALYRHDGEGQLHLQQDGMIVPNGLAFSPDGTRMYLSDSHPNVQKIWVFDYDIDSGTPHSKRLFVDMHAFPGRPDGAAIDQDGCYWICGNDAGQIHRFTPEGRLDRSLSVPVKKPAMCAFGGANLDTLFVTSIRPSGIDLCDQPLAGGVFAFELGIKGLEEPAYRG; this is encoded by the coding sequence ATGAACTGCGAACTGATCGTCGATGCCCGCAACGGTACCGGCGAAAGCCCTGTGTGGCACCCTATCGAACAGGCCCTTTACTGGGTCGACATCCCCGCCCGCACATTGCACCGCTGGCAGCCCAACGGCGCTCACAACACCTGGCAAGGCGACGAGATGCTCGCCTGCATCGCCCGCACCGAACAGGGGTGGGTCGCGGGCATGGAAAGCGGCATTTTCCAGCTCGAAGCCAACGCCGATGGCAGCCTCGACAGCCGCCTGCTCAGTGCCGTCGAACATGCCCAGGGCGGCATGCGCTTCAACGATGGGCGCTGCGACCGCCAGGGCCGTTTCTGGGCCGGCACCATGCTCATGGACATGTCACAAGGTGCCCATGTCGGGGCGCTGTACCGGCATGACGGCGAAGGGCAATTGCACCTGCAGCAGGACGGCATGATCGTGCCCAATGGCCTGGCCTTCAGCCCCGACGGCACACGCATGTACCTGTCGGACTCGCACCCCAACGTGCAGAAGATCTGGGTGTTCGACTACGACATCGACAGCGGCACGCCCCACAGCAAGCGCCTGTTCGTCGACATGCACGCCTTCCCCGGCCGCCCCGACGGTGCCGCCATCGACCAGGACGGCTGCTACTGGATCTGTGGCAACGACGCCGGCCAGATCCACCGCTTCACCCCCGAAGGCCGCCTCGATCGCTCACTCAGCGTGCCGGTGAAGAAACCGGCGATGTGCGCCTTTGGCGGCGCCAACCTGGACACCCTGTTCGTCACCTCGATCCGCCCTTCGGGCATCGACCTCTGCGACCAGCCGCTGGCCGGCGGGGTATTTGCCTTCGAGCTTGGCATCAAAGGCCTGGAGGAACCTGCCTACCGGGGCTGA
- a CDS encoding type II toxin-antitoxin system HipA family toxin — translation MLEQVRIYYQGWGERWLWGTLVSTTAVSSRPQIVFEYSSEAKQRGLELSSYAMPLQGDALRRGFPAHQSGLPGPVYDAMPDGWGMLLMDRLFKRRGLNVARVGPLERLAYIGNNAMGALSFEPVAAEGLQPQEHIPLDVLAAEVQEVLKGDGGAFLQKLLLVGGSPQGARPKALAYRDPYTGAFTTVAKTGLEAWLIKFPAREEHPEVCAIEMVYAECLRQCGIPTPDTQHFSLPNGLAAFASRRFDRQGDLRVPMQSLAAYTGADFRSPGALDYINFLRATHLCTNDLREKARAFERAVFNVVFNNRDDHPKNFSYVMSRAGEWKLAPAYDVTFCEGSGGYHQMDVMGEALAIDRKAILALASEAEVTPASAAAIIDRICAAASQFTSMAERMYPQMITQDTLQTVQGRIDENSALLQSMS, via the coding sequence ATGCTTGAGCAAGTGCGCATCTATTATCAAGGCTGGGGTGAGCGCTGGCTGTGGGGCACACTCGTGTCCACCACAGCCGTCTCTAGCCGTCCGCAGATAGTGTTCGAGTACAGCAGCGAAGCGAAGCAACGTGGCCTTGAGTTGTCGTCGTATGCCATGCCATTGCAAGGTGATGCGTTGCGTAGAGGCTTCCCGGCCCATCAGTCCGGTTTGCCGGGGCCTGTCTACGATGCGATGCCAGATGGCTGGGGCATGCTGCTGATGGACCGCCTCTTCAAGCGCCGTGGGCTCAACGTTGCTCGCGTAGGGCCGTTGGAGCGGTTGGCTTACATCGGCAATAACGCCATGGGGGCCCTTTCGTTCGAGCCCGTTGCGGCCGAGGGGCTGCAACCGCAGGAGCATATCCCGCTCGACGTGCTGGCCGCCGAGGTACAAGAGGTGCTCAAGGGGGACGGAGGCGCGTTTCTGCAGAAGCTGTTGCTGGTGGGCGGCTCCCCTCAAGGCGCGAGGCCTAAAGCCTTGGCCTATCGCGATCCATACACCGGGGCCTTCACTACCGTTGCCAAGACAGGTCTGGAAGCGTGGCTGATCAAGTTCCCGGCGCGAGAAGAGCACCCAGAAGTCTGCGCCATCGAAATGGTCTATGCCGAGTGCCTGCGTCAGTGCGGCATCCCGACGCCGGATACCCAGCATTTCAGTTTGCCAAATGGGCTGGCGGCCTTCGCCAGTCGACGTTTTGATCGCCAGGGTGATCTGCGTGTGCCGATGCAGAGCCTGGCGGCCTATACCGGTGCCGACTTCAGGTCACCCGGTGCGCTGGATTACATCAACTTCTTGCGGGCGACTCATCTGTGCACCAACGACCTGCGAGAGAAAGCGCGAGCCTTTGAGCGAGCTGTGTTTAACGTGGTGTTCAATAACCGCGATGACCATCCCAAGAATTTTTCTTACGTGATGTCTCGGGCAGGCGAGTGGAAACTGGCACCCGCGTATGACGTGACGTTTTGCGAAGGCTCTGGCGGCTATCATCAGATGGATGTGATGGGTGAGGCCTTGGCGATCGACCGCAAAGCGATACTGGCCCTGGCAAGCGAAGCAGAAGTTACGCCGGCGTCCGCCGCCGCCATCATCGACCGTATATGCGCTGCAGCCAGCCAGTTTACGAGCATGGCCGAGCGTATGTACCCGCAGATGATCACCCAGGACACGCTGCAAACCGTGCAAGGCCGTATCGACGAAAACAGTGCGCTGCTCCAGTCGATGAGTTGA
- a CDS encoding PLP-dependent aminotransferase family protein codes for MFKHAQLQSVKAWMSDPAHGALSLHVRIQRAIRQLILDGALPVGKSLPASRPLAQSLGVSRDTVEAAYSQLHAEGFIERRVGSGSFVSQRARHLPLRKRQREVLCNEPPQLSRRAMAVLQSGGVHNFQAPRPFAPGVAETRHFPLAIWEKLERQVYKEYGTQALEHSAPQGMACLRSAIADYLNLERGAQASADRVLILTSSQQALGLCAQVLMDAGDQVLVEDPLYQGTRKAVAAAGLESVPVPVDEGGMQVESMARLATNARAVFLTPSHQYPTGATLSLDRRLQAIEWARQQRAWIIEDDYDSEFHYEGRPTACVQGLDPHQRTLYIGTFTKSLFAGLRIGYLLLPPALVAPMTCARTLQDGHTASIAQLTLARFMDGGHYTAHVRSMRALYAARRDMLAELVHKHLGAFLAPTIPAGGLQIPCHFVQDFPEDTVVRAANAVGIDLLGLGSLYASPRNDAGLLMGFAALTPGEMRLAVEKLAKVFARLK; via the coding sequence ATGTTCAAGCATGCCCAGCTGCAATCGGTCAAAGCCTGGATGAGCGACCCAGCCCATGGGGCGTTGTCGCTGCATGTGCGGATCCAGCGGGCGATTCGCCAATTGATCCTTGATGGTGCATTGCCGGTCGGCAAGTCACTGCCGGCTTCCCGGCCACTGGCCCAGTCGCTGGGCGTCTCGCGGGATACCGTGGAGGCGGCTTACAGCCAGCTGCACGCAGAGGGCTTCATCGAACGGCGCGTGGGCAGTGGAAGCTTCGTGTCGCAACGCGCGCGGCACCTGCCGCTGCGAAAGCGCCAACGCGAGGTTCTGTGCAATGAGCCACCGCAGTTGAGTCGCAGAGCGATGGCAGTGTTGCAGAGCGGGGGCGTGCACAACTTTCAAGCGCCCCGCCCATTCGCCCCCGGAGTGGCCGAGACCCGGCACTTTCCCCTGGCGATCTGGGAGAAGCTGGAGCGCCAGGTGTACAAGGAATACGGCACCCAGGCATTGGAGCACAGTGCGCCACAGGGCATGGCCTGCCTGCGCAGTGCGATCGCTGACTACCTTAACCTTGAACGCGGGGCGCAGGCGTCTGCTGATCGGGTGCTGATACTCACCAGCTCACAGCAGGCGCTTGGCCTGTGCGCGCAGGTGCTCATGGATGCGGGCGATCAGGTGTTGGTCGAAGACCCGCTCTACCAAGGCACGCGCAAAGCCGTCGCCGCCGCAGGCCTGGAAAGCGTACCCGTGCCAGTGGACGAAGGCGGCATGCAGGTGGAAAGCATGGCCAGGCTGGCGACCAATGCCAGGGCGGTGTTTCTGACGCCGTCTCATCAATACCCCACCGGCGCGACGTTGTCGCTGGACAGGCGCCTGCAGGCCATCGAATGGGCAAGGCAGCAACGCGCCTGGATCATCGAAGATGACTACGACAGCGAGTTCCACTACGAAGGCAGGCCGACGGCCTGCGTGCAGGGCCTGGACCCGCATCAACGGACGCTCTACATCGGCACCTTCACCAAGTCGCTGTTCGCCGGGCTACGCATCGGCTACTTGCTGTTGCCGCCTGCTCTCGTCGCGCCAATGACCTGTGCACGCACGCTGCAGGATGGGCATACGGCGTCCATTGCCCAGCTGACCCTAGCGCGCTTCATGGACGGTGGGCACTACACGGCGCATGTGCGGAGCATGCGGGCGCTGTATGCCGCGCGCCGGGACATGCTCGCCGAACTGGTGCACAAGCACCTGGGGGCGTTTCTGGCGCCTACCATTCCGGCCGGAGGGCTGCAGATACCCTGCCATTTCGTGCAGGACTTCCCAGAAGATACCGTGGTCAGGGCGGCGAATGCGGTGGGGATCGACTTGTTGGGGCTCGGCAGTTTGTATGCATCGCCGAGGAATGACGCAGGCCTGTTAATGGGGTTCGCGGCGCTGACGCCTGGCGAGATGCGTTTAGCGGTAGAGAAGCTGGCGAAGGTGTTTGCGAGACTTAAGTAA
- a CDS encoding TRAP transporter substrate-binding protein, with product MTFKRKLLLAVLPFAFSVSMPAFALDIKFAEIHPAGYPTVVAEQNMGKKLEAASNGEITFKMFAGGVLGSEKEVIEQAQIGAVQMTRVSLGIVGPVVPDVNVFNMPFVFRDHEHMRKIIDGDIGQEILDKITHSEFNLVALAWMDGGSRSIYTKKPVRSLEDLKGMKIRVQGNPLFIDMMNAMGGNGIAMDTGEIFSALQTGVIDGAENNPPTLLEHNHFQSAKYYTLTGHLILPEPVVMSKTTWNTLTPEQQTLVKKVAREAQMEERALWDAKSSASEEKLKAAGVEFITVDKKPFFEATASVREKYGAPYADLMKRIEAVQ from the coding sequence ATGACGTTCAAACGCAAGCTGCTCCTTGCCGTACTCCCTTTCGCCTTCAGCGTGTCGATGCCAGCCTTTGCGCTGGACATCAAGTTCGCCGAGATTCACCCGGCCGGCTACCCGACCGTGGTTGCCGAACAGAACATGGGCAAGAAGCTCGAAGCCGCCAGCAATGGCGAGATCACCTTCAAGATGTTCGCCGGTGGGGTGCTCGGCTCCGAGAAGGAAGTGATCGAACAGGCACAGATCGGTGCCGTGCAGATGACCCGCGTCAGCCTGGGAATCGTCGGCCCGGTAGTGCCGGATGTGAACGTGTTCAACATGCCGTTCGTGTTCCGCGACCATGAGCACATGCGCAAGATCATCGACGGCGACATCGGCCAGGAAATCCTCGACAAGATCACCCACTCCGAATTCAACCTGGTAGCCCTGGCCTGGATGGATGGCGGTTCGCGCAGCATCTACACGAAAAAACCAGTACGCAGCCTCGAAGACCTCAAGGGCATGAAGATTCGCGTGCAGGGCAACCCGCTGTTCATCGACATGATGAACGCCATGGGTGGCAACGGCATCGCCATGGACACCGGCGAAATCTTCAGCGCCCTGCAGACTGGCGTGATCGACGGCGCCGAGAACAACCCGCCCACCCTGCTTGAGCACAATCACTTCCAGAGCGCCAAGTACTACACCCTCACCGGCCACCTGATCCTGCCTGAGCCGGTGGTGATGTCCAAGACCACCTGGAACACGCTCACCCCTGAGCAGCAGACCCTGGTGAAGAAAGTCGCACGTGAAGCGCAGATGGAAGAACGTGCGCTGTGGGACGCCAAGTCGTCTGCCAGCGAAGAGAAGCTCAAGGCTGCCGGTGTCGAGTTCATCACCGTCGACAAGAAGCCGTTCTTCGAGGCCACCGCATCGGTACGCGAGAAGTACGGCGCGCCTTACGCCGACCTGATGAAGCGTATCGAAGCCGTCCAGTAA